In Streptococcus uberis, a single window of DNA contains:
- the dnaN gene encoding DNA polymerase III subunit beta, translated as MIQFSINRSLFIQALNATKRAISSKNAIPVLSTIKIEVSSTDITLTGSNGQISIENTIPVSNENAGLLITDTGSILLEANFFINIISSLPDVTLDFKEIEQHQVVLTSGKSEITLKGKDVDQYPRLQEVSTDNPLVLETKLLKSLINETAFAASTQESRPILTGVHLTLSNHKDFKAVATDSHRMSQRLLVLDKASTDFNVVIPSRSLREFSSVFTDDIETVEIFFSPSQILFRSENISFYTRLLEGNYPDTDRLLINQFETEATFNTQALRHAMERAFLISNATQNGTVKLEIKENTISAHVNSPEVGKVNEELEIVEKSGSDLTISFNPTYLIEALKALKSETVRIRFVSPVRPFTLTPGDDEEGFIQLITPVRTN; from the coding sequence ATGATTCAATTTTCTATCAATCGTTCTCTATTTATCCAAGCATTAAATGCTACAAAAAGAGCGATTAGCAGTAAAAATGCTATTCCTGTCCTTTCAACAATAAAAATTGAAGTGAGTTCAACAGATATTACCTTAACAGGATCAAATGGACAAATCTCAATTGAAAATACAATTCCTGTTTCAAATGAAAATGCTGGCTTACTCATTACAGACACAGGATCAATACTTCTAGAAGCAAATTTCTTTATCAATATTATTTCTAGTTTGCCTGATGTTACCTTAGATTTTAAAGAGATTGAACAACATCAAGTAGTTTTAACAAGTGGTAAATCAGAAATTACTCTTAAAGGTAAAGATGTAGACCAATATCCTCGTTTACAAGAAGTATCAACAGACAATCCTCTTGTTTTAGAAACGAAATTGTTAAAATCACTGATTAATGAAACAGCATTCGCTGCTAGTACGCAAGAAAGCAGACCAATCTTAACAGGAGTTCATTTAACATTATCTAACCATAAAGATTTTAAAGCTGTAGCAACAGATTCACATAGAATGAGTCAGAGATTATTGGTATTAGATAAGGCTTCAACAGATTTCAATGTTGTTATTCCAAGTCGTTCTTTACGTGAATTTTCTTCAGTATTTACAGATGATATTGAAACAGTAGAAATTTTCTTTTCTCCTAGTCAAATTTTGTTTAGAAGCGAAAATATTTCTTTCTATACAAGGTTATTAGAAGGAAACTATCCAGACACAGATAGATTACTGATAAATCAGTTTGAAACTGAGGCAACATTTAATACTCAAGCACTTCGTCATGCAATGGAACGTGCCTTTCTTATTTCTAATGCAACCCAAAATGGTACTGTAAAATTAGAAATAAAAGAAAATACAATCAGTGCTCATGTTAATTCACCTGAAGTTGGTAAAGTAAATGAGGAGTTGGAAATTGTTGAAAAATCAGGAAGTGATTTGACAATATCATTTAATCCAACTTATCTGATTGAGGCATTAAAAGCTCTTAAAAGTGAAACAGTTAGAATTCGTTTTGTTTCTCCAGTTAGACCGTTTACCTTAACTCCAGGTGATGATGAAGAGGGATTTATTCAATTAATTACTCCTGTTAGAACGAATTAA
- the dnaA gene encoding chromosomal replication initiator protein DnaA: MTENETIFWNRILELAQSQLKQTTYEFFVLDARLVKVENQVATIYLDPMKELFWEQNLKDVILTAGFEVFNAHISVNYQFEDDLASEIEESTSNHIFSRQTINSLPAITSDLNPKYSFDNFIQGDENRWAVAASLAVANTPGTTYNPLFIWGGPGLGKTHLLNAIGNAVLLDNPKARVKYITAENFINEFVIHIRLDTMDELKEKFRNLDLLLIDDIQSLAKKTLLGTQEEFFNTFNALHNNNKQIVLTSDRTPDHLNDLEQRLVTRFKWGLTVNITPPDFETRVAILTNKIQEYNFTFPQDTIEYLAGQFDSNVRDLEGALKDISLVANFKEIDKITVDIAAEAIRARKQDTPKMTIIPIEEIQTQVGKFYGVTVKEIKATKRTQNIVLARQVAMFLAREMTDNSLPKIGKEFGGRDHSTVLHAYNKIKNMIIEDESLRIEIETIKNKIK, translated from the coding sequence ATGACTGAAAATGAAACTATTTTTTGGAATAGGATCTTGGAGTTAGCACAAAGTCAATTAAAACAAACCACGTATGAATTTTTTGTTTTAGATGCTCGTTTGGTTAAAGTTGAAAACCAAGTAGCTACCATTTATCTCGATCCAATGAAGGAACTGTTTTGGGAACAAAATTTAAAAGATGTTATTCTAACAGCAGGTTTTGAAGTTTTCAATGCCCACATCTCTGTTAACTACCAATTTGAAGATGATTTAGCTTCAGAAATTGAAGAAAGCACGTCTAATCATATTTTTTCTCGACAAACAATAAATTCACTTCCAGCAATTACCTCAGATTTAAATCCTAAGTATAGTTTTGATAATTTTATACAAGGTGATGAGAATAGATGGGCTGTAGCTGCGTCATTAGCAGTTGCCAATACTCCAGGTACCACTTATAATCCACTGTTTATTTGGGGAGGTCCTGGACTAGGAAAAACTCACTTATTAAATGCAATTGGTAATGCTGTTTTACTAGATAATCCAAAGGCGCGAGTTAAATACATTACAGCAGAAAATTTTATAAATGAATTTGTCATCCATATTCGCTTAGACACTATGGATGAACTAAAAGAAAAATTTCGAAATCTTGATTTGTTACTCATTGACGATATCCAATCTTTGGCAAAAAAAACATTGTTAGGAACTCAGGAAGAATTTTTCAATACATTTAATGCATTACACAATAATAATAAGCAAATTGTTTTAACGAGTGATCGGACACCAGATCATTTAAATGATTTAGAACAACGATTAGTAACGCGTTTCAAGTGGGGATTAACTGTCAATATTACTCCTCCAGATTTTGAAACACGAGTAGCTATTCTAACAAATAAAATTCAAGAGTATAATTTTACATTTCCTCAAGATACAATCGAATATCTTGCTGGACAATTTGATTCTAATGTCAGAGATCTTGAAGGTGCATTAAAAGATATTAGTTTAGTAGCAAACTTTAAAGAAATTGATAAAATTACAGTTGATATTGCTGCAGAAGCTATTAGGGCACGAAAACAAGATACTCCTAAAATGACAATTATCCCGATTGAAGAAATCCAAACACAGGTAGGAAAGTTTTATGGAGTAACTGTTAAAGAAATTAAAGCTACAAAAAGAACCCAAAATATCGTACTCGCTCGACAAGTAGCAATGTTTTTAGCGCGTGAAATGACAGATAATTCTCTTCCAAAAATAGGAAAAGAATTTGGTGGAAGGGATCATTCTACTGTTTTACATGCTTATAATAAAATCAAAAATATGATAATTGAAGATGAAAGTCTCCGTATTGAGATTGAGACGATAAAAAATAAAATTAAGTGA
- the ychF gene encoding redox-regulated ATPase YchF: MALTAGIVGLPNVGKSTLFNAITKAGAEAANYPFATIDPNVGMVEVPDERLDKLTELIIPKKTVPTTFEFTDIAGIVKGASKGEGLGNKFLANIREVDAIVHVVRAFDDENVMREQGRDDAFVDPMADIDTINLELILADLDSINKRYARVEKMARTQKDKDSVAEFNVLQKIKPVLEDGKSARTIEFTEDEAKIVKGLFLLTTKPVLYVANVDEDRVANPDDINYVKQIREFAQTENAEVVVISARAEEEISELDDEDKAEFLEAIGLKESGVDKLTRAAYHLLGLGTYFTAGEKEVRAWTFKRGIKAPQAAGIIHSDFERGFIRAVTMSYDDLIKYGSEKAVKEAGRLREEGKEYIVQDGDIMEFRFNV, translated from the coding sequence ATGGCTTTAACAGCTGGTATTGTTGGATTACCTAATGTTGGTAAATCAACTCTTTTTAATGCAATAACTAAAGCAGGCGCAGAAGCTGCTAATTATCCTTTTGCAACGATTGATCCAAACGTTGGTATGGTTGAAGTACCAGATGAACGTCTTGATAAATTGACTGAGTTAATTATTCCTAAAAAAACAGTTCCGACAACTTTTGAATTTACTGATATTGCAGGAATTGTAAAGGGAGCTTCAAAAGGTGAAGGTCTAGGGAATAAATTCCTAGCTAATATTCGTGAAGTAGATGCTATTGTTCATGTGGTTCGTGCTTTTGATGACGAAAATGTCATGCGTGAACAAGGTCGTGATGATGCTTTTGTCGATCCAATGGCAGACATTGATACCATTAATCTAGAATTGATTTTAGCTGATTTAGATTCAATTAATAAACGTTATGCACGTGTAGAAAAAATGGCACGTACGCAAAAAGATAAAGATTCTGTCGCAGAGTTTAATGTTCTACAAAAAATTAAACCGGTTCTAGAAGATGGTAAATCAGCTAGAACAATTGAATTTACAGAAGATGAAGCAAAAATTGTAAAAGGACTCTTTCTCTTAACAACTAAACCTGTTTTATATGTTGCCAATGTCGATGAAGATCGAGTTGCTAATCCTGATGATATTAATTATGTGAAACAAATACGTGAATTTGCTCAGACAGAGAATGCAGAAGTAGTTGTTATTTCTGCGCGTGCTGAAGAAGAAATTTCAGAATTAGATGATGAGGATAAGGCAGAATTTTTAGAAGCTATTGGCTTAAAAGAATCAGGTGTAGACAAGTTAACACGTGCTGCTTATCATTTGCTTGGGTTAGGGACTTATTTTACTGCTGGTGAAAAAGAAGTTCGAGCATGGACCTTTAAACGTGGTATAAAAGCTCCTCAAGCAGCAGGCATTATTCACTCAGATTTTGAGAGAGGATTTATCAGAGCAGTAACAATGAGTTACGATGATCTAATTAAATATGGTAGTGAGAAGGCAGTTAAGGAAGCTGGTCGTCTTCGTGAAGAAGGTAAAGAATATATCGTTCAAGATGGCGATATCATGGAATTTAGATTTAATGTATAA
- the pth gene encoding aminoacyl-tRNA hydrolase, translating into MVKMIVGLGNPGSKYDNTKHNIGFMAIDTIVKNLDINFTEEKNFKALVGSTFINQEKIYFVKPVTFMNNSGIAVKALLTYYNISIQDLIVIYDDLDMEVGKIRFRQKGSAGGHNGIKSIISHIGTQEFDRIKIGIGRPKQGMTVINHVLGKFDQDDDITIKNTLNKVDNAVNYYLQVKNFEKTMQKYNG; encoded by the coding sequence ATGGTAAAAATGATTGTAGGATTAGGCAATCCAGGTTCTAAATACGATAATACAAAACATAATATTGGATTCATGGCAATTGACACTATTGTAAAAAATCTTGACATTAACTTTACAGAAGAAAAAAATTTCAAAGCACTTGTGGGGTCAACTTTTATCAATCAGGAAAAAATATATTTTGTTAAACCAGTTACATTTATGAATAACAGTGGTATAGCTGTAAAGGCTTTATTAACTTACTATAATATTTCGATTCAGGATTTAATTGTGATATATGATGATTTAGATATGGAAGTTGGAAAAATTAGATTCAGGCAAAAAGGGTCTGCAGGTGGTCACAATGGGATAAAATCAATTATTTCACATATTGGGACACAGGAATTTGATCGAATTAAAATTGGTATTGGACGACCAAAACAAGGTATGACAGTTATTAATCATGTTTTAGGAAAATTTGATCAAGATGACGACATAACCATAAAAAACACTTTAAATAAGGTTGACAACGCTGTCAATTATTATTTACAAGTGAAAAATTTTGAAAAAACTATGCAAAAATACAACGGGTAA
- a CDS encoding helix-turn-helix domain-containing protein, which yields MTPFSSQLKILRQAKNLSQEALAEQLFISRQAISKWENGDATPDLENLVKLAEIFKVSLDELVLGKKIDFNQDDEEDDENLHLLTNREYVLNPETGRYEKRDGLTILIDIISEYWWIIFFAPILIMFIKLLINLF from the coding sequence ATGACACCATTTTCAAGTCAACTTAAAATTCTTCGCCAAGCAAAAAATCTTTCTCAAGAAGCTTTAGCAGAACAACTCTTTATTTCACGACAAGCTATTTCGAAATGGGAAAATGGTGATGCAACTCCAGATTTAGAAAACTTAGTCAAACTTGCTGAAATTTTTAAAGTTAGTTTGGATGAATTGGTTTTAGGAAAAAAGATTGACTTTAATCAAGATGATGAAGAAGATGATGAGAATTTACACTTACTTACAAATCGTGAATATGTCCTAAATCCAGAGACAGGTAGATATGAGAAACGAGATGGTCTAACTATTTTGATAGACATAATATCCGAATATTGGTGGATAATCTTTTTTGCACCAATTTTGATTATGTTTATTAAGTTACTGATAAATTTATTTTAG
- a CDS encoding DUF951 domain-containing protein codes for MYHLGTIVEMKKPHACVIKETGKKANSWKIVRLGADIKIQCQNCDHIVMMSRHDFERKMKKIIGQPENL; via the coding sequence ATGTATCATCTAGGAACTATAGTAGAAATGAAAAAACCACACGCATGTGTGATTAAAGAAACTGGTAAAAAAGCTAATTCTTGGAAAATTGTTCGCCTAGGAGCTGATATTAAAATTCAATGTCAAAATTGTGATCATATTGTTATGATGAGTCGACATGATTTTGAACGGAAAATGAAAAAAATAATAGGGCAACCTGAAAATCTTTAA